A DNA window from Leptolyngbya sp. KIOST-1 contains the following coding sequences:
- a CDS encoding ABC transporter substrate-binding protein has protein sequence MTFLWTPDSSRLALNRRRFLRYSSLAVGAGMLAACAGGSQNTASSDAAPAAASGELDRVTFGTSWFAQAEHGGFYQAVATGIYEDHGLDVTIRMGGPQVNGNQLLMAGAMDFKMGYAIDAINSIQEGVPKVTVAAIFQKDPQGLLAHPGVGIESFEDLQGKTILMSTSAHTTFWPFIKAKYDLDESQMGVYTFNVGPFVADENLVQQAYITSEPFAVKREGGFEPVILLMADHGYPNYTTTIETRREIVENNPDLVQRFVDASIKGWYSYLENPAPGNELIKQDNPEMTDEQIAFGLEKMAEYGIIKSGDAETLGIGAMTDDRWEEIFTVMADLGAFDPSVDYRQAYSLDFINKGPEAYQS, from the coding sequence ATGACATTTCTCTGGACTCCTGACTCTTCTAGGCTGGCACTCAATCGACGACGCTTCTTGCGCTACAGCTCCCTGGCGGTGGGGGCGGGTATGCTGGCGGCCTGCGCTGGCGGTAGCCAGAACACGGCCTCCTCGGATGCCGCTCCGGCTGCGGCCTCCGGTGAGCTGGATAGGGTCACCTTTGGCACCAGCTGGTTTGCCCAGGCCGAGCACGGTGGCTTTTACCAGGCGGTGGCCACCGGCATCTACGAAGACCACGGACTGGATGTCACCATTCGCATGGGTGGCCCCCAGGTGAACGGCAACCAGCTGCTGATGGCTGGGGCGATGGATTTCAAGATGGGCTACGCGATCGACGCCATCAACTCCATTCAGGAGGGGGTGCCCAAGGTGACGGTGGCGGCTATTTTCCAGAAAGACCCCCAGGGGCTACTGGCCCACCCCGGCGTGGGAATTGAGTCGTTTGAGGATTTGCAGGGCAAGACCATTTTGATGTCCACCAGTGCCCACACCACCTTCTGGCCCTTCATCAAAGCCAAGTACGACCTTGATGAGTCGCAGATGGGGGTGTACACCTTCAACGTGGGGCCGTTTGTAGCGGACGAAAATTTGGTGCAGCAGGCATACATCACCTCGGAGCCGTTTGCGGTGAAGCGGGAGGGAGGCTTTGAGCCAGTGATTTTGCTGATGGCCGACCACGGCTACCCCAACTACACCACCACCATCGAAACCCGCCGCGAGATTGTGGAGAACAACCCCGACCTGGTGCAGCGTTTTGTGGATGCCTCGATCAAGGGCTGGTACAGCTACCTGGAGAACCCTGCACCGGGGAACGAACTGATTAAACAGGACAACCCCGAGATGACCGACGAGCAGATCGCTTTTGGTCTGGAGAAAATGGCGGAGTACGGCATTATCAAAAGCGGCGATGCGGAGACCCTGGGCATTGGCGCGATGACCGACGATCGCTGGGAAGAAATCTTCACGGTGATGGCCGACCTGGGTGCCTTTGACCCCTCGGTGGACTACCGGCAGGCCTATTCCCTGGACTTTATCAACAAAGGCCCTGAAGCCTACCAGAGCTAG
- a CDS encoding ABC transporter ATP-binding protein has product MIVSTLSHAIAMQTQPILTLEQVGKTYANGTVALQDFNLAVEPGTITSLVGPSGCGKSTVLRIISELGDLTTGRLTWQSSDHKLAYVFQEAALMPWATVMDNIRLPLKLAGVPKREALELTSEAIAQVGLQGFEQVYPRELSGGMKMRASIARALVTRPSVLLMDEPFGALDEMTRGKLNQDLLTLQHQRNLTILFVTHSIYEAVYLAHRVVVMASKPGRVVAEIAIDSPHPRDPDYRTSAQFNRYCREVSHSLSEAMGESLALAL; this is encoded by the coding sequence ATGATTGTTTCAACGTTATCCCATGCGATCGCCATGCAGACCCAACCCATTCTCACCCTGGAGCAGGTGGGCAAGACCTACGCCAACGGCACCGTGGCCCTGCAAGACTTCAACCTTGCTGTAGAGCCGGGGACGATTACTAGCCTGGTGGGGCCATCGGGCTGCGGCAAGAGCACGGTGCTGCGGATTATTTCGGAGCTGGGTGACCTCACCACCGGACGATTGACCTGGCAGAGTAGCGACCACAAGCTGGCCTACGTGTTTCAGGAGGCGGCGCTGATGCCCTGGGCCACGGTGATGGACAACATTCGCCTGCCGCTGAAGCTGGCGGGGGTGCCCAAACGTGAGGCGCTGGAGCTGACGTCGGAGGCGATCGCCCAGGTGGGCCTCCAGGGCTTTGAGCAAGTCTACCCCCGCGAACTCTCCGGCGGCATGAAAATGCGCGCCTCCATTGCCCGCGCCCTGGTCACCCGCCCCAGCGTGCTGCTGATGGACGAACCCTTCGGTGCCCTCGATGAGATGACTCGCGGCAAGCTCAACCAGGATTTGCTCACCCTGCAACACCAGCGCAACCTCACCATTCTCTTTGTCACCCACAGTATTTATGAAGCGGTGTACCTGGCCCACCGAGTCGTAGTCATGGCCTCCAAGCCGGGGCGGGTGGTGGCGGAGATTGCGATCGACAGCCCCCACCCCCGCGACCCCGACTACCGCACCTCGGCCCAGTTCAACCGCTACTGCCGCGAGGTCTCCCACAGTCTGTCTGAAGCGATGGGTGAATCCCTGGCGCTGGCGCTGTAG
- a CDS encoding ABC transporter permease gives MLSPALEKTQTQPQWVKSLLSPDVLAPIIVGLVLLTLWELAVRLTDTPHYILPGPILILQTLGRDWPTLLPSWFVTMKIAFTALALATASGLLVAILFAQSKWIERSFFPYAVLLQTTPIVAVAPLIIIWLRDNTFAALVVCAWIVAFFPIVSNTVLGLNSVDPSLANLFKLNKANRWQTLWHLRLPTSLPYFLAGLRISGGLALIGAVVAEFVAGTGGTQSGLAYQILMAGYNLQIPRMFAALLLITVSGIAIFALLSALSNYLLKDWHASAMKHEN, from the coding sequence ATGCTTTCCCCCGCCCTAGAAAAAACCCAAACCCAGCCCCAGTGGGTCAAGTCCCTGCTGTCCCCCGACGTGCTGGCTCCCATCATCGTGGGCCTGGTACTGCTCACCCTGTGGGAACTGGCCGTGCGCCTCACCGACACGCCCCACTACATCCTCCCCGGCCCCATACTGATTCTGCAAACCCTGGGGCGAGACTGGCCGACGCTGCTCCCCTCCTGGTTTGTGACCATGAAGATCGCCTTCACCGCCCTGGCCCTGGCCACCGCCTCGGGCCTGCTGGTGGCCATCCTCTTTGCCCAGAGCAAGTGGATCGAGCGCAGCTTCTTCCCCTACGCGGTGCTGCTGCAAACCACGCCGATTGTCGCCGTCGCGCCGCTGATCATCATCTGGCTGCGAGACAACACCTTCGCTGCCCTGGTGGTCTGCGCCTGGATTGTCGCCTTCTTCCCCATCGTGTCGAACACGGTGCTGGGGCTGAACAGCGTGGATCCTTCCCTGGCGAACCTGTTTAAGCTCAACAAAGCCAACCGCTGGCAGACCCTCTGGCACCTGCGCCTGCCCACCAGCCTGCCCTACTTCCTGGCGGGGCTGCGAATCAGCGGCGGTCTAGCCCTGATTGGAGCGGTGGTAGCGGAGTTCGTCGCCGGGACCGGGGGCACCCAGTCGGGGCTGGCCTACCAGATTTTGATGGCGGGCTACAACCTGCAAATTCCCCGCATGTTTGCGGCTCTGCTGCTGATCACGGTGTCGGGCATCGCCATTTTTGCCCTGCTCTCGGCCCTGTCGAACTACCTGCTCAAAGACTGGCACGCCAGCGCCATGAAGCACGAGAACTAG
- a CDS encoding aromatic ring-hydroxylating oxygenase subunit alpha, whose protein sequence is MLTTQQPVLRRFWYPVMPLDNLLSGPQAFTLLEEPLVLWIDGDGKPAALRDRCCHRSAQLSKGIVTNGCVRCPYHGWEYDAQGTCTVVPQLDPGAAVPKTYRVESFQCQERYGYVWVCLEDSPLQPIPDIPEFANASFRFIHEFYEPWQVGGLRAIENSFDSAHGHFVHASSWGDMSNPQPPPIDEVTETDFGFVMKHWLEVLNPDLQKKNLGIEGEKTIRTNTRTWYIPFARTLKIQYPNGLVHLIFTAYTPIDDQQSQVVQFCLRNDTEAEAKAADIIAFDRQVTSEDRVILEGTDYDAPLSLAEEQHMASDRPGILMRHRLARLLKEHGETEQRRPENRPPTPAPLETVTA, encoded by the coding sequence ATGCTAACTACCCAACAGCCCGTGCTGCGGCGCTTCTGGTATCCCGTGATGCCCCTCGACAACCTGCTCAGCGGCCCCCAGGCATTCACCCTGCTTGAAGAACCCCTGGTGCTGTGGATCGACGGCGACGGCAAACCCGCTGCCCTGCGCGATCGCTGCTGTCACCGCTCCGCCCAGCTCTCGAAGGGCATCGTCACCAACGGCTGCGTGCGCTGCCCCTACCACGGCTGGGAGTACGACGCCCAGGGCACCTGTACCGTGGTGCCCCAGCTCGATCCCGGTGCCGCAGTTCCCAAGACCTACCGGGTGGAGTCGTTTCAATGTCAGGAGCGCTACGGCTACGTGTGGGTCTGTCTGGAGGACAGTCCTCTCCAGCCGATTCCCGACATTCCTGAGTTTGCCAACGCCAGCTTTCGGTTCATCCACGAATTCTACGAGCCCTGGCAAGTTGGCGGCCTGCGGGCCATTGAGAACTCCTTCGACAGCGCCCACGGGCACTTTGTCCACGCCAGCTCCTGGGGCGATATGTCGAACCCCCAACCACCGCCGATCGATGAGGTCACCGAAACCGACTTTGGCTTTGTGATGAAGCACTGGCTGGAGGTGCTCAACCCCGACCTGCAAAAGAAAAACCTGGGCATTGAGGGCGAAAAGACCATCCGCACCAACACCCGCACCTGGTACATACCCTTCGCCCGCACCCTCAAAATTCAGTACCCCAACGGCCTGGTGCACCTGATTTTCACCGCCTACACCCCGATCGATGACCAGCAATCCCAGGTGGTGCAGTTCTGCCTGCGAAACGACACCGAAGCCGAGGCCAAGGCGGCGGACATCATCGCCTTCGATCGCCAGGTGACTTCCGAAGACCGGGTGATTTTGGAGGGCACCGACTACGACGCGCCCCTGAGTCTGGCGGAGGAGCAGCACATGGCCAGCGATCGCCCCGGCATTCTCATGCGCCATCGCCTGGCGCGGCTGCTGAAGGAGCACGGCGAAACGGAACAACGACGACCGGAGAATCGGCCACCTACCCCAGCCCCCTTGGAAACGGTAACGGCCTAG
- a CDS encoding type II toxin-antitoxin system HicA family toxin translates to MPALGPIKRSDLIQCLKQLGFEGPYSGGKHQFMVRGSLRLTIPNPHQGDISKALLAKILRQAQISRDDWEQLR, encoded by the coding sequence ATGCCCGCCTTGGGCCCCATCAAGCGCAGCGACCTGATTCAATGCCTGAAGCAATTGGGCTTTGAGGGGCCATATTCCGGCGGCAAACATCAATTCATGGTAAGAGGTAGCCTTAGGCTTACCATCCCTAACCCCCATCAAGGCGACATTAGCAAAGCTCTGTTAGCCAAGATCCTTCGCCAAGCCCAGATTAGCCGCGACGACTGGGAGCAATTGCGCTGA
- a CDS encoding type II toxin-antitoxin system HicB family antitoxin → MLTRYIQTAMGQAVYELLDDGSFYGEIPACPGVMSNAVTLEACREDLQSALEEWLILGLHLGHRLPVLNGIDINPAAAEVA, encoded by the coding sequence ATGCTGACGCGCTACATCCAAACTGCTATGGGGCAGGCGGTTTATGAATTGCTAGACGATGGCAGCTTCTACGGCGAAATCCCCGCTTGCCCTGGGGTAATGAGCAATGCCGTTACCCTAGAAGCTTGCCGCGAAGACCTGCAGAGTGCTTTGGAGGAGTGGCTGATTTTGGGACTGCACCTTGGCCATCGACTGCCCGTTCTCAACGGCATTGACATTAACCCCGCTGCGGCTGAGGTAGCCTGA
- a CDS encoding aromatic ring-hydroxylating oxygenase subunit alpha: MLVTQHPVFRRFWYPVMPIADLTDGPKPFTLLGEPLVLWLTEEGKPAALRDRCCHRSAKLSMGIVQNGCVRCPYHGWAYNESGSCTKVPQLDSGAAIPKTYQVEAFQCAERYGYVWVCLADDPLLPLPEIPEADAPGNRLIPQFYEPWQCSGLRVMENSFDNAHFSIVHAESFGVTEQPKPVKSELVPLELGLKAYATVPVVNPPLQQQLLNIPDSLTVREVESTWYVPFSRTLKITYPNGLLHLIFTAATPVGDRTSQIVQFCIRNDSEADAKAADIIAFDRQVVKEDKVVLESTDYDTPVDVSCEQHMPSDQPGIVMRRQLAALIKAHGPVQEEGRILTEV, translated from the coding sequence ATGCTTGTTACTCAACATCCCGTTTTTCGACGCTTTTGGTATCCCGTGATGCCGATCGCTGACCTCACCGACGGCCCTAAGCCCTTTACGCTGCTGGGCGAACCCCTGGTGCTGTGGCTGACCGAGGAGGGGAAGCCCGCTGCTCTGCGCGATCGCTGCTGTCACCGCTCCGCCAAACTCTCCATGGGCATTGTGCAAAACGGCTGCGTGCGCTGCCCCTACCACGGCTGGGCCTACAACGAATCTGGCTCCTGCACCAAAGTCCCCCAGCTCGACTCCGGTGCGGCCATCCCCAAAACCTACCAGGTCGAGGCGTTCCAGTGTGCCGAGCGCTACGGCTACGTCTGGGTCTGCCTAGCGGACGATCCACTGCTGCCCCTGCCGGAAATCCCCGAAGCGGACGCGCCGGGGAATCGGCTGATTCCCCAGTTCTACGAGCCCTGGCAGTGCAGCGGCCTGAGGGTGATGGAGAACTCCTTCGACAATGCCCACTTCAGCATCGTCCACGCCGAGTCCTTTGGGGTGACGGAACAGCCGAAGCCGGTGAAGTCGGAGCTGGTGCCCCTGGAGCTGGGCCTCAAGGCCTACGCCACCGTGCCGGTGGTCAACCCGCCCCTCCAGCAGCAGCTGCTCAACATTCCCGACAGCCTGACCGTGCGGGAGGTGGAATCGACCTGGTACGTACCCTTCAGCCGCACGCTGAAGATCACCTACCCCAACGGGCTGCTGCATTTGATTTTTACGGCGGCGACTCCGGTGGGCGATCGCACCTCCCAAATCGTGCAGTTCTGCATTCGCAACGACAGCGAAGCCGACGCCAAAGCCGCCGACATCATCGCCTTCGATCGCCAGGTGGTGAAGGAAGACAAAGTGGTGCTGGAGTCCACCGACTACGACACTCCGGTGGACGTGTCCTGTGAACAACACATGCCGTCAGATCAGCCCGGCATCGTCATGCGGCGACAGCTGGCGGCGCTGATCAAAGCCCATGGGCCGGTTCAGGAGGAGGGGCGAATTTTGACAGAGGTTTAG
- a CDS encoding DUF86 domain-containing protein, whose translation MSSREWRSRVQDMLTAIETVQQRTQGLDFQTFKDNPVLVESVIYQLIIIGEAAASIPPEIKQQAPELPWRKMTDMRNVMAHAYFRVEQSIVWETACYNLTPLIQPLRRLL comes from the coding sequence GTGTCTTCTAGAGAATGGCGATCGCGAGTGCAGGATATGTTAACGGCCATCGAAACCGTTCAGCAGCGTACCCAGGGTCTTGACTTTCAGACGTTCAAGGACAATCCCGTTCTTGTTGAATCGGTGATTTACCAGCTCATCATCATCGGTGAAGCTGCTGCTAGTATTCCGCCAGAAATTAAGCAGCAGGCACCAGAATTGCCGTGGCGGAAAATGACCGATATGCGTAACGTCATGGCCCATGCTTACTTTCGAGTAGAGCAAAGTATCGTCTGGGAAACCGCCTGCTACAACCTAACACCCCTCATTCAGCCCTTGCGCCGCCTGCTGTAG
- a CDS encoding nucleotidyltransferase family protein, giving the protein MGVKSLGLFGSVARNEAGADSDVDILVEFSKPLGFFQVFDIQYFLEDLLQRSIDLGTADSLKEHLRAPVLKDVIRVF; this is encoded by the coding sequence ATGGGGGTAAAGTCGCTGGGGCTGTTTGGCTCTGTTGCTCGCAATGAGGCTGGTGCCGACAGTGATGTAGACATTCTGGTGGAGTTCTCCAAGCCATTGGGGTTTTTCCAGGTCTTTGATATCCAGTACTTTTTGGAGGATTTGCTGCAGCGCTCCATCGATTTGGGTACAGCAGATTCCTTAAAAGAACACTTACGCGCTCCTGTTCTCAAGGATGTGATTCGTGTCTTCTAG
- a CDS encoding amidohydrolase family protein gives MQTLIQSVLTLQNGTLETVDVLLMGDRIHSVAPARTLPVAPHQRLIDGTDRLLLPGFVNGHTHSSQVWQRGLIPQLPLELWLAHVFDSTPQQLDQFYWGAVSTAVDTLMSGGTCVMDHAYVIPGQELETVDALVRGYKAVGIRAVIAPLIQDLPFASGLPKGCLLPQGASPRSSAELIGLMEEIVAEFHDPASGIYIGVGPTGFHRCSDELLAGCGELSDRLDLCYHTHLLETRAQHRLAQERYGISAVQHLHNLGCLTPRTSVAHGVWIDEGDIDILARSGSTLVHNPVSNLRLGSGLAPVLKSLQAGLNVAIGCDGAASNDAQNMLEAIKLGTILHNVTDEDYEHWLTPEQAVAMATAGGAKGVNLGDRTGTLAPGMDADLVLYNLDHPDLLPRTNPLQLLVLGRPTDVLESAWVQGRQLVHQGQLLTVDTAALHHHLRHQSVAAPDLPIQHRWAEAHYRNVMLRSVGDL, from the coding sequence ATGCAAACCCTGATTCAATCCGTCCTCACCCTCCAAAACGGCACCCTCGAAACAGTAGATGTGCTGCTGATGGGCGATCGCATCCACTCTGTCGCCCCCGCCCGCACCCTGCCCGTCGCCCCCCACCAGCGACTCATCGACGGCACCGACCGGCTGCTGCTGCCCGGCTTTGTCAATGGCCACACCCACTCCTCCCAGGTGTGGCAGCGGGGGCTGATTCCGCAGTTGCCCCTGGAGCTGTGGCTGGCCCACGTGTTCGATTCCACCCCCCAGCAGCTTGACCAGTTTTACTGGGGCGCGGTGAGTACAGCGGTGGATACCCTGATGTCGGGCGGCACCTGCGTGATGGATCACGCCTACGTGATTCCAGGGCAGGAGCTGGAGACGGTGGACGCCCTGGTGCGGGGCTACAAAGCGGTGGGCATCCGCGCCGTGATCGCCCCCCTGATTCAGGACTTGCCGTTTGCCTCGGGGTTGCCGAAAGGATGCCTGCTGCCCCAGGGGGCCTCGCCCAGATCCTCGGCGGAGCTGATCGGGCTAATGGAGGAAATTGTGGCTGAGTTTCACGACCCGGCCAGCGGCATCTACATTGGCGTGGGGCCGACGGGGTTCCATCGGTGTTCGGATGAACTGCTGGCGGGCTGTGGGGAGCTGAGCGATCGCCTCGATCTCTGCTACCACACCCACCTGCTGGAAACCCGTGCCCAGCACCGCCTGGCCCAGGAGCGCTACGGCATCAGCGCGGTGCAGCACCTGCACAATTTGGGCTGTCTCACCCCCCGCACCAGCGTGGCCCACGGCGTCTGGATTGATGAGGGAGATATTGACATCCTCGCCAGATCTGGATCCACTCTGGTGCACAATCCAGTCAGCAACCTGCGCCTGGGGAGTGGGTTAGCCCCTGTCCTGAAGAGTCTGCAGGCGGGCCTCAATGTGGCGATTGGCTGCGACGGGGCCGCCAGCAACGACGCTCAGAATATGCTGGAGGCGATCAAGCTGGGCACCATTCTGCACAATGTCACCGATGAGGACTACGAGCACTGGCTGACACCGGAGCAGGCAGTGGCGATGGCGACGGCGGGCGGCGCAAAGGGGGTGAACCTGGGCGATCGCACCGGCACCCTGGCCCCCGGAATGGACGCCGATCTCGTCCTTTACAATCTCGACCATCCTGACCTGCTGCCCCGCACCAACCCGCTGCAACTGCTGGTGCTGGGCCGCCCCACCGATGTCTTAGAATCGGCCTGGGTGCAGGGGCGACAGCTCGTCCATCAGGGACAACTGCTCACGGTTGACACCGCTGCTCTGCACCACCACCTACGGCACCAGTCCGTTGCTGCCCCAGATCTCCCAATTCAGCATCGGTGGGCTGAAGCTCACTATCGAAACGTGATGCTCCGATCGGTAGGCGACCTGTAG
- a CDS encoding phospholipase D-like domain-containing protein, with amino-acid sequence MHLPKSSQPPSSWAKSAWVRGAIAFGFGLLLFVGISSQFRSEATLPTLDPLPQDPYIQAYFNQNQAATYTDPYRHITRHGDNLEQVVIDAIASAQTSIDVAVQEFSLPGIAHALSQQKAAGVEIRVVIENTYSTPMAKRGNPAAIAQLDEHYADKANDQFAFIDANNDGVLSGEELSDRDALTILAEANIPLIDDTADGSKGSGLMHHKFMVVDGRTVVTGSANWTLSCTHGDFTNPDSRGNANSILVIDSQPLAQRFGQEFALMWGDGPGGAPDSRFGLQKPHRTSALVSTPGSVLEVQFSPTSKTKPWAQSVNGLIAKSLGQATQSVHLALFVFSEQAISDQLRPMADRGIPIKTLIDPGFAYRSYSEGLDMLGLTLPDHNCKRDASVPWARPITTVGTPALPDGDKLHHKYAVLDGTIVLTGSQNWSDAANTTNDENLLVIRNATVAAHFEREFERLYDGASLGMTEQLQGAIARQKSKCGL; translated from the coding sequence GTGCATCTACCAAAATCTTCTCAGCCACCGTCGTCCTGGGCCAAGTCCGCCTGGGTGCGGGGGGCGATCGCCTTTGGGTTTGGCCTGCTGTTGTTCGTTGGCATCAGCAGCCAGTTCCGCAGCGAGGCGACCCTGCCCACCCTCGATCCGCTGCCCCAGGACCCGTACATCCAGGCGTACTTTAACCAAAACCAGGCGGCCACCTATACCGACCCCTACCGCCACATCACCCGCCACGGCGACAATTTGGAGCAGGTGGTGATCGATGCGATCGCCTCGGCTCAGACCTCCATTGATGTAGCCGTGCAAGAATTTTCGCTGCCGGGCATCGCCCATGCCCTCAGCCAGCAAAAGGCGGCTGGAGTCGAGATTAGGGTGGTGATCGAAAATACCTACAGCACGCCGATGGCGAAGCGGGGCAACCCGGCCGCGATCGCTCAGCTGGACGAGCACTACGCCGACAAAGCCAACGACCAGTTTGCCTTCATCGATGCCAACAATGATGGGGTGCTGAGTGGTGAAGAATTGAGCGATCGCGACGCCCTCACTATTCTGGCCGAGGCCAACATTCCCCTGATTGACGACACCGCCGACGGCAGCAAGGGCAGCGGACTGATGCACCACAAGTTCATGGTGGTGGACGGTCGGACTGTCGTCACCGGCTCCGCCAACTGGACCCTGAGCTGCACCCACGGCGACTTCACCAACCCCGACAGCCGGGGCAACGCCAACAGCATTCTGGTGATCGACAGTCAGCCCCTGGCCCAGCGGTTTGGTCAGGAGTTCGCCCTGATGTGGGGTGACGGCCCCGGAGGTGCGCCCGACAGCCGCTTTGGCCTGCAAAAGCCCCACCGCACATCGGCCCTGGTCTCCACCCCTGGCTCAGTGCTGGAGGTCCAGTTTTCACCCACCTCCAAAACCAAGCCCTGGGCCCAAAGCGTCAACGGCCTGATCGCCAAGTCCCTGGGCCAGGCCACCCAGAGCGTGCACCTAGCGCTGTTTGTGTTTTCTGAGCAGGCCATTAGCGACCAACTGCGGCCCATGGCCGATCGCGGTATCCCCATCAAAACTCTGATCGACCCCGGCTTTGCCTACCGCAGCTATAGCGAAGGGCTGGACATGCTGGGCCTTACCCTACCCGACCACAACTGCAAGCGCGACGCCAGCGTCCCCTGGGCACGCCCCATTACCACCGTGGGCACCCCCGCCCTGCCCGACGGCGACAAGCTGCACCACAAATATGCGGTTCTGGACGGCACCATTGTGCTCACCGGATCCCAGAATTGGAGCGATGCCGCCAACACCACCAACGACGAAAACCTGTTGGTCATTCGCAATGCCACCGTAGCGGCCCACTTCGAGCGCGAGTTTGAGCGGCTGTACGATGGCGCCAGTCTGGGGATGACGGAGCAGTTGCAGGGGGCGATCGCCCGGCAGAAAAGTAAATGTGGCCTCTAG
- a CDS encoding choice-of-anchor I family protein, whose amino-acid sequence MRLTLTACLLAFTSLLPIAALAEPPHVFEAEGARIRMSVLGHYQSGIYRQSAAEIVTHDPATQRGFVINAASGEVDVLDLSNPANPTLLFTIDVSDLGADANSVAVKNGVVAVAVEASDRADNGFVALYDTDGTRFSVVEVGALPDALTFSPNGRWVLVANEGEPVEDYARDPEGSVSIIDLAPGAANVTQANVRTADFRAFNGREDELRAQGIRIFGPGASAAQDFEPEWVEVSADNRTAYVSLQENNAIGVIDIETATVTAIHPLGFKDWSENGEWAGNGFDASRQGEVNIRHWPVFGIYHPDTIRIFETNGETYILTANEGDARDYEEDEWWSEEFALGRLRLDPVAFPNAAELQASDQLGQLLVTSTMGVANACNPSLTTAEAVAAGYANVRAYVEAECVYNQIYTFGARSFGVYRVTDDGLELVWDSGSQMEETVLATTPDFFNADHRDREVQLKRRSPNKGPEPEGIAVGTIGDRTYAFVGLERVGGIMVYDITVPEETTFVKYINNRDFSVATTAEGATATDLGAEGLHFISAADSPDPQGRPLLMVGHEVSGTTTLFAIDELN is encoded by the coding sequence ATGCGTTTAACCCTGACCGCTTGCCTGCTGGCTTTCACCAGCCTGTTGCCCATTGCCGCCCTGGCTGAGCCTCCCCACGTATTTGAAGCCGAGGGAGCCAGAATTCGGATGTCGGTGCTGGGGCATTACCAGTCGGGCATTTACCGCCAAAGTGCGGCCGAAATTGTCACCCACGACCCCGCTACCCAGCGCGGCTTCGTGATCAACGCTGCCTCCGGGGAGGTGGATGTGCTGGATCTGTCGAACCCCGCCAACCCCACTTTGCTCTTCACCATTGATGTGTCTGACCTGGGGGCCGACGCCAACAGCGTGGCGGTCAAAAATGGCGTGGTGGCGGTGGCGGTGGAGGCCAGCGATCGCGCCGACAATGGCTTTGTGGCCCTCTACGATACCGACGGCACCCGGTTCTCGGTGGTGGAAGTGGGGGCTCTGCCCGACGCGCTGACCTTTTCGCCCAACGGGCGCTGGGTGCTGGTGGCCAACGAGGGCGAGCCGGTGGAGGACTACGCCCGCGACCCCGAGGGCTCGGTCAGCATCATCGACCTGGCTCCGGGGGCGGCCAACGTCACCCAGGCCAACGTGCGCACCGCCGACTTCCGCGCCTTCAACGGTCGCGAGGACGAACTGCGGGCCCAGGGCATCCGTATCTTTGGCCCTGGGGCCAGCGCCGCCCAAGACTTTGAGCCCGAGTGGGTGGAGGTGTCCGCCGACAACCGCACCGCCTACGTCAGTTTGCAGGAGAACAATGCTATTGGCGTGATCGATATCGAGACGGCCACGGTTACGGCCATTCATCCCCTGGGCTTTAAAGACTGGTCGGAGAACGGCGAGTGGGCAGGCAACGGCTTTGACGCCAGCCGCCAGGGGGAGGTCAACATTCGTCATTGGCCCGTGTTTGGTATCTACCACCCCGACACCATCCGCATCTTTGAGACCAACGGCGAGACCTACATCCTCACTGCCAACGAGGGCGACGCCCGCGACTACGAAGAGGACGAGTGGTGGTCGGAGGAATTTGCCCTAGGGCGGCTGCGGCTGGATCCGGTAGCCTTTCCCAACGCCGCCGAACTCCAGGCCAGCGATCAGCTGGGCCAGCTGCTGGTGACCTCCACCATGGGCGTGGCCAACGCCTGCAACCCCTCACTGACCACCGCCGAGGCCGTGGCGGCGGGCTACGCCAACGTGCGCGCCTACGTGGAGGCCGAGTGCGTCTACAACCAGATCTACACCTTTGGGGCGCGCTCCTTTGGGGTCTACCGGGTCACCGATGATGGCCTGGAGCTAGTGTGGGACTCGGGCAGCCAGATGGAGGAGACCGTGCTGGCTACCACGCCGGACTTCTTTAACGCTGACCACCGCGATCGCGAGGTGCAGCTCAAGCGCCGCTCCCCCAACAAAGGGCCAGAACCGGAGGGCATTGCCGTGGGCACCATTGGCGATCGCACCTACGCCTTTGTGGGCCTGGAGCGGGTCGGCGGCATCATGGTCTACGACATCACCGTGCCAGAGGAGACCACCTTTGTGAAGTACATCAACAACCGCGACTTCAGCGTGGCTACCACCGCCGAGGGGGCCACCGCCACCGATCTGGGGGCCGAAGGCCTGCACTTCATCTCCGCTGCCGACAGCCCCGACCCCCAGGGTCGGCCCCTGCTGATGGTCGGCCACGAGGTGTCGGGCACCACGACCCTGTTTGCGATCGACGAGCTGAACTGA